One Pseudorasbora parva isolate DD20220531a chromosome 4, ASM2467924v1, whole genome shotgun sequence genomic region harbors:
- the rps3a gene encoding small ribosomal subunit protein eS1, with protein MAVGKNKRLTKGGKKGAKKKIVDPFSKKDWYDVKAPAMFNIRNLGKTLVTRTQGTRIASDGLKGRVFEVSLADLQNDEVAFRKFKLVTEDVQGKNCLTNFHGMDLTRDKMCSMVKKWQTMIEAHVDVKTTDGYLLRLFCVGFTKKRTNQIRKTSYAQHQQVRQIRKKMMEIMTREVQTNDLKEVVNKLIPDSVGKDIEKACQSIYPLHDVYVRKVKMLKKPKFELGKLMELHGEGGTSSTTAKPAEGDTGAKVERADGYEPPIQESV; from the exons ATGGCAGTCGGCAAGAATAAGAGGCTGACCAAAGGTGGCAAAAAAGGTGCCAAAAAGAAGAT TGTGGATCCATTCTCCAAGAAGGACTGGTATGATGTTAAGGCACCAGCCATGTTCAACATCCGCAACCTGGGCAAGACCTTGGTCACCAGGACTCAGGGAACCA GAATTGCCTCTGATGGTCTGAAGGGACGTGTGTTTGAGGTCAGCCTGGCTGATCTCCAGAACGATGAGGTTGCCTTCCGCAAGTTCAAACTGGTCACAGAAGACGTGCAGGGCAAGAACTGCCTCACCAACTTCCATGGCATGGACCTCACCCGTGACAAGATGTGCTCCATGGTCAAGAAGTGGCAG ACAATGATTGAAGCCCATGTTGATGTGAAGACCACCGATGGCTATCTTCTCCGCCTGTTCTGTGTGGGTTTCACCAAGAAGCGCACCAACCAGATCAGAAAGACCTCTTACGCTCAGCACCAGCAGGTCCGTCAGATCCGCAAGAAGATGATGGAAATCATGACCCGTGAGGTCCAGACCAATGACCTCAAGGAGGTGGTCAACAAACT GATTCCTGACAGTGTTGGCAAGGACATTGAAAAGGCCTGCCAGTCCATCTACCCTCTACATGACGTTTACGTCAGGAAGGTTAAGATGCTGAAAAAGCCCAAGTTTGAGC TTGGTAAATTGATGGAGCTTCACGGTGAGGGTGGAACCAGCAGTACTACTGCTAAACCAGCAGAGGGTGACACTGGGGCCAAGGTGGAGAGAGCTGACGGATATGAGCCCCCCATCCAGGAGTCGGTTTAA